Proteins encoded within one genomic window of Brachybacterium avium:
- a CDS encoding C2 family cysteine protease has product MSARRPRVRTWRRTLHALAPTGRAREARPGAPQDGTRTGDSPRPPAPGPHATALKEDRGPLAPARLLRPRQGRLGDCWLMAPMLAIHETAPERLRQLLSEEAGGIVAVQLPGMTEPIRVDRHLPVDARGTFQYGRRDGANPGWVGVLEKAIALHVAGGYPFLQRGFARFGFELLLGERVRTQLRTPSAAQVIAWRSQHRAIAASTHPLSPRVPTAAGPLPPNHVFAVVGADAHSGHIHLRNPARPAELLVLDARSFRRGFLSVDVTAPLG; this is encoded by the coding sequence ATGAGTGCCCGCCGCCCCCGCGTGCGCACCTGGCGCCGCACCCTTCACGCGCTCGCCCCCACCGGGCGGGCGCGTGAAGCGCGTCCGGGCGCGCCGCAGGACGGCACGCGCACCGGCGACAGCCCCCGCCCTCCCGCTCCTGGCCCGCACGCCACGGCGCTGAAGGAAGATCGAGGCCCGCTGGCCCCCGCCCGGCTGCTGCGCCCGCGGCAGGGCCGGCTCGGGGACTGCTGGCTGATGGCCCCGATGCTCGCGATCCACGAGACCGCACCGGAGCGTCTGCGGCAGCTGCTGAGCGAGGAGGCGGGCGGGATCGTCGCCGTGCAGCTGCCGGGGATGACGGAGCCGATCCGGGTGGACCGTCACCTGCCGGTCGATGCCCGGGGCACCTTCCAGTACGGCCGCCGCGACGGCGCGAATCCCGGCTGGGTGGGTGTGCTCGAGAAGGCGATCGCCCTCCACGTGGCCGGCGGTTACCCCTTCCTGCAGCGCGGATTCGCCCGCTTCGGCTTCGAACTGCTGCTGGGCGAGCGGGTGCGCACGCAGCTGCGGACGCCGAGCGCCGCACAGGTCATAGCCTGGCGCTCACAGCACCGGGCGATCGCTGCCTCGACGCATCCGCTGAGCCCGCGGGTGCCCACCGCCGCCGGGCCGCTGCCGCCGAACCACGTGTTCGCCGTCGTCGGCGCCGATGCGCACAGCGGACACATCCACCTGCGCAACCCTGCACGCCCGGCAGAGCTCCTGGTGCTCGATGCCCGCAGCTTCCGCCGCGGGTTCCTCTCGGTGGACGTCACCGCACCGCTGGGCTGA